AACGCCCCGGACGTGGTGCAGGAGGCGGTCGGCGGGTTCTGAGCCCGCGGGGCCGTGGGCGGCGTGGGTGATGCGGGCGATGGGGCCGAAGCGGCCGGCGTTGTCAGGGGGGAGCCGTACGGTGGACGCGTGGACACCACCGAGCGCCCCCGCGGGCCGCACCTCGAATGGGCCGTCGTCGCCAGCGACATCGGTCCCCTGCTCCTGGCCGCGACCCCGGAGGGTCTGGTCCGGGTCGAGTTCCATGCCACCCCGGACCGGGTGGAGAAGATGATCGGCCCGCTCGTCTCCCGGCTGGGCGCCGACGCCCGGCGGCCGGCGCCGGGCGAGGAGGTGCTGCTGGCCGAGCCCATACGCCAGCTCAAGGCGTACTTCGCCGGCACGCTGCGGCGTTTCGAGCTGCCGCTGGACTGGCGCCTCAGCTCCGGCTTCAACCGGCAGGTGCTCCAGGAACTGGACCGTTCCGTGCCGTACGGATCGGTCGTGGGCTACGGGGAACTGGCCGCCCGCGCCGGACAGCCCGGCGCCGCCCAGGCCGTGGGCAACGCCATGGGCTCGAATCCGCTGCCACTGGTGGTGGCCTGCCACCGGGTCGTGGAGAACGACGGGGGCATCGGGGGATTCGGCGGCGGGGTGGAGACCAAGCGACAGCTGCTCGCGCTGGAGGGCGTGCTCCCGCAGCCGCTGTTCTGAGCGGGGTCCTGACCTGTGTGCCGGCCGGGACGCGGGTACGGTTCCGCCGGGCGGTAAGGGGTGGCACACTGCGGCGGTGACTACTGCTGCCGCCGCACCCGGCCTCACCGCGCCCTCCGGGCCCCGCGTCACGCACCCGCGGAAGCGAGGTGCCGCATGACGGCCTCCCCCGGCACGGACCGGCCCGCTCCGCCGCTCGGCCTGCCGGACGTGGCCCGGCTGCAGCGGCGCACCTCCCGGGTCCTCATCGCCGGCCAGATCCTCGGCGGTCTCGGCGTGCCCATCAGCATCGCCCTGGCACCCGTGCTCGCCACCGAGATCAGCGGCACCGAGGCCCTGTCCGGCCTCGCCTCCACCGCCGCGGTGATCGGCACCGCCCTGGTCTCGCTGCCGCTCGCCGCCCTGATGACCGCACGCGGCCGCCGCCCCGGCCTGGTCCTCGCCTACGCGATCGGCGCCGTCGGAGCGGGACTCGTCGTCCTCGCCGCCACCATCAAGAACTTCCCGCTGCTGCTGCTCGGCATGGCCGCCTTCGGCGCCGCCTCCTCCGCCAACCTGCAGGCCCGGTTCGCCGCCGCGGACCTCGCCGCCCCGGACCGCCGGGCCCGGGCGATCTCCGTCGTCGTGTGGGCGTCCACCCTCGGCGCGGTGCTCGGCCCCAACCTCTCCGCGCCGGCCAGCCGCAGCTTCGCCGGGACCGCGATACCCGAGACGGCGGGCCCCTTCGTGTGGGCCGCCGTCGTCTTCCTGCTCACCGGCACGCTGATCGGCGTACTCCTGCGCCCCGACCCGCTGCTGACGGCCCGGGCGCTCGCCGCGCCGGCGGAACAGACCCGCGAGGGCCGCTCGCTGCGCGCCGGATTCGCCGCCGTCAAGGCCTCCCCGCGGGCCCGGCTCGCACTCGTCACCGTCGCCGTGTCGCACACCGTCATGGTCTCGATCATGGTGATGACCCCGATGGACCTGGGCCACCACGGCGCGGGCCTGGAGCTCATCGGGCTGGTCATCAGCATTCACATCGCGGGCATGTTCGCCTTCTCCCCGCTGATGGGGTGGCTC
Above is a genomic segment from Streptomyces sp. NBC_01233 containing:
- a CDS encoding MFS transporter translates to MTASPGTDRPAPPLGLPDVARLQRRTSRVLIAGQILGGLGVPISIALAPVLATEISGTEALSGLASTAAVIGTALVSLPLAALMTARGRRPGLVLAYAIGAVGAGLVVLAATIKNFPLLLLGMAAFGAASSANLQARFAAADLAAPDRRARAISVVVWASTLGAVLGPNLSAPASRSFAGTAIPETAGPFVWAAVVFLLTGTLIGVLLRPDPLLTARALAAPAEQTREGRSLRAGFAAVKASPRARLALVTVAVSHTVMVSIMVMTPMDLGHHGAGLELIGLVISIHIAGMFAFSPLMGWLADRLGRLSVIGLAAGLLSVAALLAGTAGAGHGRSALGLFLLGLGWSAGMVSGSALLTDSVPQPARAAVQGLSDLTMNAAAGVGGAAAGLVMSQAGYGWLNAVGAALLLPMAALALFTARRHPVAAKGLGG
- a CDS encoding methylated-DNA--[protein]-cysteine S-methyltransferase, whose protein sequence is MDTTERPRGPHLEWAVVASDIGPLLLAATPEGLVRVEFHATPDRVEKMIGPLVSRLGADARRPAPGEEVLLAEPIRQLKAYFAGTLRRFELPLDWRLSSGFNRQVLQELDRSVPYGSVVGYGELAARAGQPGAAQAVGNAMGSNPLPLVVACHRVVENDGGIGGFGGGVETKRQLLALEGVLPQPLF